The genomic DNA GTGACCACGGCGAGGTCGTGGGAGATGAACAGCAGGGTCAGGCCGAGTTCGCGGCGCAGGCGCTGCAGCAGGTCGAGGATCTGACTGCGGATCGACACGTCGAGGGCGGACACGATCTCGTCGCAGATGATGGTCTCCGGCTGCGCGATCAGAGCGCGGGCGATGGCGACCCGCTGGCGCTGACCGCCGGAGAAGTCGGGCGGGCGGCGGCTCAGGTGGCGTGCGGCCAGTCCGACCGCCTCCAGGGCGGCCAGGGCGCGGGTGCGCCCGTCGTCTACACCCCGCCAGCTCGCGGTGTAGCGCAGGCCGGCGAGCAGGATCGATTCCACGCGCATGCGCGGGTTGAGCGAGCGCGCCGGGTCCTGGAACACGTACGCCAGCCGGGTGCGCAGGTCGCGGCGTGCGCGGGCATTCGA from Spirochaetaceae bacterium includes the following:
- a CDS encoding ATP-binding cassette domain-containing protein; this encodes MLTLEAVSKRFALKAGYFAAARRHVYAVREVSLRIEAGETYGLVGESGSGKTTTARLAVGMYRPDSGSITYRDRAGELHQVGRSNARARRDLRTRLAYVFQDPARSLNPRMRVESILLAGLRYTASWRGVDDGRTRALAALEAVGLAARHLSRRPPDFSGGQRQRVAIARALIAQPETIICDEIVSALDVSIRSQILDLLQRLRRELGLTLLFISHDLAVVTYFCDRVGVMQGGRLVEEAAARELATNPRHRYTRSLYAAVPKLPTFG